Proteins from one Mercurialis annua linkage group LG7, ddMerAnnu1.2, whole genome shotgun sequence genomic window:
- the LOC126657788 gene encoding uncharacterized protein LOC126657788 isoform X1 produces the protein MSDKSSTKGTVTSLASIFPVDEAQKAAKRVEEAISDKQNELKNINQFVSDNTNLINLISSLPDELHHDVMVPFGKAAFFPGKLIHTNELMVLLGEGYYAERTAKQTVEILKRRAKVLDSQVESLKANIKDLRAEASFFDSTASEAAEGLVEIREDYVEESCSEGQSISEAGENKAGVEDNEYAHIMSRLDELEKEELEAEGRDESEEDENTDSIESDYESDENEQTDTAEIDNESDKDDDEQTDTAKRDRYIHEYTENKANSNSFSSQAHSAEVRKSQKQPTLANASIEALSDKYLHQLDIADQPNCTGLMVQPQHRDDMTNSKHSTHLKKSLPAKAMQLPTVKEETETVSSSKHEPKVTTFDSSKAFTGSIVERTRNLPTSPDQTTTSSQSSNLQPTKPVSRFKMQRR, from the exons ATGTCGGATAAATCTTCAACAAAAGGAACCGTGACCTCATTGGCGTCGATATTTCCGGTCGACGAAGCACAAAAGGCGGCGAAAAGAGTAGAAGAAGCTATTTCCGATAAGCAAAATGAActcaaaaatattaatcaattcGTTTCCGATAACACcaatttaattaacctaataTCTTCCCTTCCTGATGAACTCCACCACGATGTTATG GTTCCTTTTGGTAAAGCTGCTTTTTTCCCTGGAAAATTGATACACACTAATGAGCTAATg GTTCTTTTAGGAGAAGGTTATTATGCCGAGAGAACAGCAAAGCAAACTGTGGAGATTTTGAAAAGGAGAGCAAAGGTTTTGGATTCTCAAGTTGAATCTCTTAAGGCTAATATAAAGGATCTTAGAGCCGAGGCTTCGTTTTTTGATTCTACTGCTTCTGAGGCTGCA GAGGGTCTTGTAGAGATAAGGGAAGATTATGTGGAGGAAAGTTGTAGCGAAGGACAATCTATATCAG AGGCGGGTGAGAATAAAGCTGGAGTTGAAGATAATGAGTATGCTCACATTATGTCCAGATTAGATGAACTTGAGAAAGAAGAACTTGAGGCTGAAGGCAGAGATGAAAGTGAAGAAGATGAAAACACTGATAGCATAGAAAGTGATTATGAGAGTGATGAAAATGAGCAAACCGATACAGCTGAAATTGATAATGAGAGCGACAAAGACGATGATGAGCAAACTGATACAGCTAAAAGGGACAGGTACATTCATGAATATACTGAAAATAAAGCGAACTCTAATAGCTTTTCATCTCAGGCTCATTCAGCAGAG GTAAGAAAATCCCAGAAACAGCCAACGCTTGCAAATGCAAGTATAGAAGCATTATCAGATAAGTATCTCCACCAACTAGATATTGCTGATCAACCAAAT TGCACAGGTTTAATGGTGCAGCCTCAACACAGAG ATGATATGACAAATAGCAAACATTCGACACATTTGAAGAAGTCTCTTCCTGCTAAGGCTATGCAGCTTCCCACTGTGAAGGAAGAAACTGAAACAGTATCTTCGTCAAAACATGAG CCTAAAGTAACAACCTTCGACAGTTCCAAG GCATTTACGGGCTCTATTGTGGAACGCACTCGCAACCTGCCAACTTCACCGGATCAAACTACAACTTCCTCGCAG TCATCCAACTTGCAACCTACAAAACCAGTTTCAAGATTCAAAATGCAGAGAAGATAG
- the LOC126657788 gene encoding uncharacterized protein LOC126657788 isoform X2 — translation MSDKSSTKGTVTSLASIFPVDEAQKAAKRVEEAISDKQNELKNINQFVSDNTNLINLISSLPDELHHDVMVPFGKAAFFPGKLIHTNELMVLLGEGYYAERTAKQTVEILKRRAKVLDSQVESLKANIKDLRAEASFFDSTASEAAEGLVEIREDYVEESCSEGQSISEAGENKAGVEDNEYAHIMSRLDELEKEELEAEGRDESEEDENTDSIESDYESDENEQTDTAEIDNESDKDDDEQTDTAKRDRYIHEYTENKANSNSFSSQAHSAEVRKSQKQPTLANASIEALSDKYLHQLDIADQPNCTGLMVQPQHRDDMTNSKHSTHLKKSLPAKAMQLPTVKEETETVSSSKHEAFTGSIVERTRNLPTSPDQTTTSSQSSNLQPTKPVSRFKMQRR, via the exons ATGTCGGATAAATCTTCAACAAAAGGAACCGTGACCTCATTGGCGTCGATATTTCCGGTCGACGAAGCACAAAAGGCGGCGAAAAGAGTAGAAGAAGCTATTTCCGATAAGCAAAATGAActcaaaaatattaatcaattcGTTTCCGATAACACcaatttaattaacctaataTCTTCCCTTCCTGATGAACTCCACCACGATGTTATG GTTCCTTTTGGTAAAGCTGCTTTTTTCCCTGGAAAATTGATACACACTAATGAGCTAATg GTTCTTTTAGGAGAAGGTTATTATGCCGAGAGAACAGCAAAGCAAACTGTGGAGATTTTGAAAAGGAGAGCAAAGGTTTTGGATTCTCAAGTTGAATCTCTTAAGGCTAATATAAAGGATCTTAGAGCCGAGGCTTCGTTTTTTGATTCTACTGCTTCTGAGGCTGCA GAGGGTCTTGTAGAGATAAGGGAAGATTATGTGGAGGAAAGTTGTAGCGAAGGACAATCTATATCAG AGGCGGGTGAGAATAAAGCTGGAGTTGAAGATAATGAGTATGCTCACATTATGTCCAGATTAGATGAACTTGAGAAAGAAGAACTTGAGGCTGAAGGCAGAGATGAAAGTGAAGAAGATGAAAACACTGATAGCATAGAAAGTGATTATGAGAGTGATGAAAATGAGCAAACCGATACAGCTGAAATTGATAATGAGAGCGACAAAGACGATGATGAGCAAACTGATACAGCTAAAAGGGACAGGTACATTCATGAATATACTGAAAATAAAGCGAACTCTAATAGCTTTTCATCTCAGGCTCATTCAGCAGAG GTAAGAAAATCCCAGAAACAGCCAACGCTTGCAAATGCAAGTATAGAAGCATTATCAGATAAGTATCTCCACCAACTAGATATTGCTGATCAACCAAAT TGCACAGGTTTAATGGTGCAGCCTCAACACAGAG ATGATATGACAAATAGCAAACATTCGACACATTTGAAGAAGTCTCTTCCTGCTAAGGCTATGCAGCTTCCCACTGTGAAGGAAGAAACTGAAACAGTATCTTCGTCAAAACATGAG GCATTTACGGGCTCTATTGTGGAACGCACTCGCAACCTGCCAACTTCACCGGATCAAACTACAACTTCCTCGCAG TCATCCAACTTGCAACCTACAAAACCAGTTTCAAGATTCAAAATGCAGAGAAGATAG